CGTACTTCCCCATAGACTTGTAAGCATTGCCTAATGAAATGAGAGAAGCGAGATGATTCCAATTTTGTCTATCATCAATTTCCGACCATTTATTTACCAACTGCTCATATAATTCCACTTGGTTAGCATAATAACCCCGCAATTTCAAAAAATCATTGCAATGCCAAATTGCCTCAAATGCTGAATCATAATCTGCCAATTGGTAAAAATGATAAAAGATTTCTAAATATTCCTGAATATCATCTTTGGTTTGCCAAGGTTGTTGTTTAGCAATTGACTGATAATATTTAATAGCTGTTTGATGTGCTTCTGTCTGATCACCAGCCTTATATCGCACATATTCCAAAACCACAGGCTGAAACTCAAACCATCTGCCATCATCAATCAGTTTTTCTGATAAAAAAGAACGCTTGACAAGATTTCTTAATTCTTTCTCAATCTCGGTTTCTGAACTTCCTAAACATACAGCTACCGCAGCCTTACTATTTACCGCCCCACGAAAAACACTAATATTTTGTAATAGAGACTTTTGCAACTCACTCAACCGCCCAAAACTGGTATCTAATACCAACACCATCGCCACATTTTCCCGACGGTGCGAACCCACTACTTTTTTATCTGTTAATAATTGCTGCAAATTCCCCAAACCTAAACTTTCCAATCTTTTTAAATGCGGGTGTTGGGGATATTCTTCCTTTAATAAATCTGCTACAAATCGCAACAGTAAGGGATAACCATCTACTAATTTGACAAATTCCTCTAAATTTCCTTGAATACCTAAAGCTGTTAATAGTTTGATGCCATCTTCTATTTTTAAACCTGATAAGGGTAGCCATTCCCATCTTTTCGGTAATTCTGGTCTTTCTCTCGTGGTGACAATTACCTTACTTTTACCCCCACATTCTACCCAAGTTGTAAAAAATTCCTCATAGAATTGACTTCCCCAAATTCCATCTGTTCTTAAAAGACTTTCTAAGTTATCAATGATCAATAAATATTCATCGGATTGCAAACATTTCACCAAAGCTTGTACTAATTGTGTTTCTTGTTCTGGGACTCGAAAACCAAAATCTTGCAAAACTTGTGTAGCTACATCAGTAAAAATTGCCCCAGAACTCACATCAGCCCAAAAACGTTTTGTAAAACCTGCTATTGTTTCATCTTCATAAATATAGGCTGATAACATAGATTTGCCTATACCACCAATACCTTCAATACCAATTAGAGGAATATTTGGATTATTTAACCATTGTTTTAAATTGGCAATTTCTGCTGTTCTTCCTTGCCAATAAGCCAAACTTTTACTAGGGTTTCCCGCTTTGAGAATCCCCGGTGATTCTGGTTTAGCAAGTTGTTCAATTCGTTCTATAGCAGGATTTATTCTGTCAACAATAATCTGTACCTGCTGGGCATTTAATTGTCCAATTTGAGTCACCTTACTATCACCAAAGGCATTGACATTCATTTCAATATTATTTTGGTGATTGGGGTTAGATTCATTTGTCATAGCTTACAGCAGGTAAATGGTGGATGTTGTAGCTGCGAACTCGAAAGATGGCGCGACATTGTATAAATTGTAGGGATTTATCAGGTGTTAACTTAAGCTACAAATGGCTTATTTGTTTGGCTTCCACACCCGCCCAGAAATGAATTTCCGGGCTAATAGCTAAAGTTTACTAAAGTAAACTGAGGATTTAGATAATTCTTAGTCATCTTTAGATGACTTTTGCTATTAGACTGGGAATTCATTCCCAGGCGGGCTATGGGTTTTACGTTAAGTTGACACCAATGAGCATTGCTAAACCCCTACCTGTGAAATGTGACTGATTAAAAAGTTACACTATCAGCTTCAATTTTACCCACCTGCTTAACCGTGCTGTTATCGTAAGCATTAGCGCTCATTTGAATATTGTCACCAGGTTTATCAATCTCTGCTTGTAAAATCTTGGCTATTTCTTCAGCGAGCGCTGTATCCGCTTCCAAAATCTTCTTCAGTTGGTTCTGCAAACTTGCTTTTGAAAGTTCATCATCGGGATTTTTAGCTACATCCTCCGCTGCTTCCTTTGCTGCTTCCTTGGCTTCTATCTTCGGCTGCAACTTAGCCCAAATCGTTTTCGCCCTATTCCACACATCCTCACCTACTTTTTGAGATGCACCTTCTGCGACTTTATTACCCATTGTCATCAGAAAAGGCATACAGGGGGCGATTAACTTAACGATCGCAGCAACAGAAGTGACAATATCCATAATTCGAGGTTTGACTACTGTTATTTATACAAAGGTATAATAGCGCATTTCTAACAGAGTCAGGGTTAAAACTAAAAAATATTACAAATATAGATTCAATATCACTGTAAAAAACTAATATTTTCAAGCATTCAGCCATTAGCAAGAAATTAACACTGGAGCAATGAACAGACATCACAAAACTAAAAAATGCTATAATAAATGACATCCATGAATATAATTTACATTTCCCAGGAGGAAATATTATGTTATCAACAGAACTTCAACAAGAGTCCATGATCAGCAGAATT
The DNA window shown above is from Anabaena sp. WA102 and carries:
- a CDS encoding tetratricopeptide repeat protein, whose amino-acid sequence is MTNESNPNHQNNIEMNVNAFGDSKVTQIGQLNAQQVQIIVDRINPAIERIEQLAKPESPGILKAGNPSKSLAYWQGRTAEIANLKQWLNNPNIPLIGIEGIGGIGKSMLSAYIYEDETIAGFTKRFWADVSSGAIFTDVATQVLQDFGFRVPEQETQLVQALVKCLQSDEYLLIIDNLESLLRTDGIWGSQFYEEFFTTWVECGGKSKVIVTTRERPELPKRWEWLPLSGLKIEDGIKLLTALGIQGNLEEFVKLVDGYPLLLRFVADLLKEEYPQHPHLKRLESLGLGNLQQLLTDKKVVGSHRRENVAMVLVLDTSFGRLSELQKSLLQNISVFRGAVNSKAAVAVCLGSSETEIEKELRNLVKRSFLSEKLIDDGRWFEFQPVVLEYVRYKAGDQTEAHQTAIKYYQSIAKQQPWQTKDDIQEYLEIFYHFYQLADYDSAFEAIWHCNDFLKLRGYYANQVELYEQLVNKWSEIDDRQNWNHLASLISLGNAYKSMGKYERAIKFLQQSLDIAIEIGDQTGKGISLKSLGLTYHELSQYERAIEFHQQSFKIFREIGYRKGEGDSLNNLGLAYCFLGDSQKAIEFLQESLEICKEIKDRLGEGSTLINLGLAFNKLGQHERAIEFYQPSLNINREIGHRLDESISLLGLGNAYGSLGQYERAIAFYQQSLDISREIGDVLGESLSLNNLGDAYDSLGLDREQDALEAYRNARELYQTMGLDADVQDCNDKIEGLSQPKKPVVSQHGFWGWLRRLWRWLSGWFRR